A window from Enterocloster bolteae encodes these proteins:
- a CDS encoding ABC transporter permease, with translation MNRFDSIHRDMNTNKHGNMHGDMYGKRASKDVLFGIAGYGADKVLLAVLLASVFLFVFWPMLCILIRSLWDGKGISYDAYAAVWNQYRGNLWNSVFVGVCASLLCTAFSTAAALFLTTRRGAARMLCMALLLITMVSPPFVSSLAYIQLYGRRGWITYRLLGLSWDPYNCWGVILMQSLSFVPLNALFLGGILTKLDGDSIRAARDLGASPKAILGDIVLPLIRPGIWVALLLSFVRSLADFGTPVIIGGRFSTIASEIYLQLVGYSNLEKASAMNMVLMLPSIAAFFLYRKLMKRSDMLTEGSRGRQEPLALSLGKCGAAGILANLGSILFFFMMALQYGCIFISGFLKSTRGVYSFTTRYLEQMVRFDLDTMGRSVAYALIVSLAGTLFAMLFAYYMERRQIPGRNFFDCLVTLPYMLPGTCFGIGYILAFNSPPLKLTGTALIVISNMLFKQLPTATKICSATLTQVPRAQEKAVRDLGGGQMSVLKTVILPGLRPAFLSCFVYNFSSSMTTAGAILFLIDPGRKLAVFKLFDAVYTGDYALASLIATSIILVVLAVEGMAYLITWKAGKRRVS, from the coding sequence ATGAATAGGTTTGACAGCATCCATAGAGATATGAATACAAATAAACACGGAAACATGCATGGAGACATGTATGGCAAAAGGGCATCGAAAGATGTCCTTTTTGGCATTGCAGGATATGGGGCGGATAAAGTGCTGCTGGCAGTTCTGCTGGCCAGCGTTTTCCTGTTTGTGTTCTGGCCCATGCTCTGCATCCTGATACGGAGTCTGTGGGACGGAAAGGGCATAAGCTATGACGCATATGCTGCTGTCTGGAACCAGTACAGGGGAAATCTCTGGAACAGTGTGTTCGTGGGTGTCTGCGCATCCCTGCTGTGCACTGCCTTTTCCACGGCGGCAGCCCTGTTCCTTACCACAAGACGGGGAGCTGCCAGGATGCTCTGCATGGCGCTTCTGCTGATTACCATGGTCTCCCCTCCCTTTGTATCCTCCCTGGCCTATATACAGCTCTATGGACGCCGGGGATGGATTACGTACCGGCTGCTGGGGCTGAGCTGGGATCCCTATAACTGCTGGGGAGTTATCCTGATGCAGAGCCTTTCCTTTGTGCCTTTAAATGCCTTGTTCCTGGGGGGAATCCTGACCAAACTGGATGGAGACAGCATACGGGCAGCCAGGGATCTGGGAGCCAGCCCCAAGGCCATTTTGGGGGACATTGTACTGCCTCTTATACGGCCGGGGATCTGGGTGGCCCTGCTCCTTTCCTTTGTCCGTTCCCTGGCAGATTTTGGGACTCCGGTCATCATCGGCGGAAGGTTCAGCACTATTGCGTCAGAGATATATCTCCAGCTGGTGGGATACTCTAATCTGGAGAAGGCCTCCGCCATGAATATGGTTCTGATGCTTCCCTCCATAGCTGCGTTTTTCCTCTACCGGAAACTGATGAAACGTTCGGATATGCTGACAGAGGGAAGCAGGGGGAGACAGGAGCCCCTGGCCCTTTCACTGGGAAAATGCGGGGCGGCCGGGATTCTGGCAAACCTGGGAAGCATACTGTTCTTTTTTATGATGGCTCTGCAGTACGGATGTATATTCATATCCGGTTTCCTCAAAAGCACCAGAGGTGTGTATTCCTTTACCACCCGGTATCTGGAACAGATGGTCCGTTTTGACCTGGACACCATGGGGCGCAGCGTGGCATATGCGCTCATTGTATCCCTGGCCGGAACCCTCTTTGCCATGCTGTTCGCCTATTACATGGAGCGGAGACAGATTCCGGGCCGGAATTTCTTTGACTGTCTGGTTACGCTGCCCTATATGCTGCCGGGAACCTGCTTTGGAATCGGCTATATCCTGGCCTTTAATTCTCCGCCCTTAAAGCTGACAGGCACTGCCCTGATTGTTATTTCCAACATGCTTTTCAAGCAGCTTCCCACGGCCACAAAGATATGTTCGGCCACCCTGACCCAGGTGCCCAGAGCACAGGAAAAAGCAGTGCGGGACCTGGGCGGGGGGCAGATGTCGGTGCTGAAGACCGTAATACTGCCCGGTCTCAGACCGGCCTTTCTCAGCTGTTTTGTGTATAACTTTTCCAGCAGCATGACTACGGCCGGAGCCATCCTGTTCCTCATAGATCCGGGCCGCAAGCTGGCAGTGTTCAAGCTTTTTGATGCGGTTTATACCGGAGACTACGCCTTGGCCTCCCTGATAGCCACCAGCATCATCCTGGTGGTGCTGGCAGTGGAAGGCATGGCTTATTTAATAACATGGAAGGCAGGTAAGCGACGTGTATCTTGA
- a CDS encoding PHP domain-containing protein, with product MLVDMHLHECTYSSDSKISLEEIVTTARGRGLDAVCITDHDSMGLREYAAEYSDRTGFPIFVGIEFFSLQGDITAWGIEDYPGCRVDAQDFINHVNEAGGFCVSCHPFRNNNRGLEENLRAVKGLHGVEVLNGSTALEANRRAFSYCRELGLKTIGASDAHTKGQIGKYATWLPEKVDCLKDFVEQLKTRQVRPAVWNGSSYDVVDML from the coding sequence ATGCTGGTTGACATGCATCTTCATGAGTGTACTTATTCATCGGACAGCAAAATAAGCCTGGAGGAAATTGTGACCACAGCGCGGGGCAGGGGGCTGGACGCTGTCTGCATCACGGACCATGACAGCATGGGACTCAGGGAATATGCGGCAGAGTATTCAGACAGGACCGGTTTTCCCATTTTTGTGGGTATTGAGTTCTTTTCCCTTCAGGGGGATATCACGGCGTGGGGGATTGAAGATTATCCCGGCTGCCGGGTGGATGCCCAGGATTTTATAAACCATGTTAATGAGGCCGGCGGTTTCTGTGTCTCCTGCCACCCTTTCCGGAACAATAACCGCGGTCTGGAGGAAAATCTCCGCGCGGTCAAAGGGCTCCACGGGGTGGAGGTGTTAAACGGCAGTACGGCCCTGGAGGCCAACCGCAGGGCATTTTCTTACTGCCGGGAATTAGGACTTAAGACCATAGGGGCCAGTGATGCCCACACCAAGGGCCAGATTGGAAAGTATGCCACATGGCTGCCGGAGAAGGTAGACTGTCTGAAGGATTTTGTGGAACAGCTTAAGACCAGGCAGGTGCGTCCGGCAGTGTGGAACGGAAGCAGCTATGATGTGGTCGATATGTTATAA
- a CDS encoding ABC transporter substrate-binding protein gives MRKKIVALLMALTMVPALAACGSSNGTGNNTAGAPAESQTGETTAAQETEVRSQGETKAEANAESKAEAPALSGTMKVVATSENYVTLFDKFTEDTGVKVELLSMSSGEVLSKLRAEGGTPSADLWFGGGIDAFMSAKDDGLLEQVTFDASGDLAEDFKDPEGYWYSKGITIVGFLLNDGLMEELNIEAPASWDDLLKAEYEGEIIMSNPAVSGTNYAVVNALLQAKGEEDGWSYFEGLNKNIAYYAKRGSDPKNKVTTDEYAIGITYIDGTIESLLDEYDVSIVYPADGIPWVPEGVAAFKNAENTDAAKYFIEWLFSSDENLQMLAEIDQKNSVKTIKPSLEGLDLGYDTGMLMKEDLSLFGEKRTEILEHFEALMGDKAADE, from the coding sequence ATGAGAAAGAAAATAGTTGCCCTGTTAATGGCGCTTACCATGGTACCGGCCCTGGCAGCCTGCGGCAGCAGCAATGGCACAGGCAATAATACTGCAGGGGCTCCTGCCGAATCCCAGACCGGGGAAACCACCGCAGCCCAGGAAACTGAAGTCCGGAGCCAGGGGGAGACTAAGGCAGAAGCCAATGCAGAATCTAAGGCAGAAGCACCGGCTCTGTCCGGCACCATGAAGGTAGTGGCCACCAGCGAGAATTATGTAACATTGTTTGACAAATTCACAGAGGATACCGGTGTTAAGGTTGAGCTGCTGTCCATGTCCTCAGGAGAGGTGCTCTCCAAGCTCCGTGCGGAGGGCGGCACACCATCTGCCGATTTATGGTTTGGAGGCGGCATTGACGCATTCATGAGCGCGAAGGATGACGGACTGTTAGAACAGGTTACCTTTGACGCTTCTGGGGACCTGGCAGAGGACTTTAAGGACCCGGAGGGCTACTGGTATTCCAAGGGAATCACCATCGTAGGCTTTCTGCTCAACGACGGCCTCATGGAGGAGCTTAATATAGAGGCACCTGCCAGCTGGGATGATTTGTTAAAGGCAGAATATGAAGGCGAAATCATCATGTCCAACCCGGCTGTATCAGGAACCAACTATGCTGTGGTCAATGCCCTGCTTCAGGCTAAGGGCGAAGAGGATGGCTGGTCCTATTTTGAAGGTCTGAATAAGAATATAGCTTACTATGCAAAACGCGGATCCGATCCTAAGAATAAGGTGACCACCGATGAATATGCCATCGGAATCACATACATCGACGGCACCATCGAGTCCCTGTTAGACGAGTATGATGTGTCCATCGTTTACCCGGCGGATGGTATTCCATGGGTTCCCGAGGGAGTGGCGGCATTTAAGAATGCAGAGAATACAGACGCGGCCAAGTACTTTATAGAGTGGCTGTTCAGCAGTGACGAGAATCTCCAGATGCTGGCAGAGATTGACCAGAAGAACAGCGTAAAGACCATCAAGCCGTCCCTGGAAGGACTGGACCTGGGATATGACACCGGCATGCTGATGAAGGAGGACCTGTCCCTGTTCGGTGAAAAGCGTACGGAAATCCTGGAGCATTTTGAGGCGCTGATGGGAGATAAGGCAGCAGATGAATAG
- a CDS encoding sodium-dependent transporter: MNKQKKTDSSPAAVHQNGGFGSSLGFVLACVGSAVGMGNIWMFPYRVGQYGGGAFLVPYILFIVLFGLVGLSAEFAIGRRARTGTLGAYEYCWKKIEKGRLGYFLGWIPLLGSLGIAIGYAIIVGWVVRALAGSVTGAILTADAAAYFSQATGEFGSVPWHVLVVVTAAGILMFGATKGIEKINKVLMPSFFVLFAILAIRVAFLPGAAEGYKFLFAPDWSDLLKVDTWVMAMGQAFFSLSITGSGMIVYGTYLAKTEDIPKASIRTAFFDTVAAMMAALAIMPAVFAFGIEPNAGPPLMFITLPEIFRQMPMGRLFAVIFFLSVAFAGITSLINMFEAVSESWQNRFKLPRKAAVALCSGIALLVGIFLESEPKVGSWMDFITIIVVPFGAVLGAVSIYYILGYKEIREELEEGRKKPLGEFFGPLARYVYVPLAVIVFILGIVYGGIG, encoded by the coding sequence ATGAACAAGCAGAAAAAAACGGATTCCTCACCGGCAGCCGTGCACCAGAACGGCGGCTTTGGAAGCAGCCTGGGATTTGTGCTGGCCTGTGTGGGTTCCGCAGTGGGAATGGGCAATATCTGGATGTTTCCGTACCGCGTAGGGCAATACGGCGGCGGCGCGTTTCTGGTGCCCTATATTCTATTCATTGTATTATTTGGCCTGGTAGGGCTGTCGGCTGAGTTTGCCATTGGACGCCGGGCCAGGACCGGAACCCTGGGCGCCTATGAATATTGCTGGAAAAAAATAGAAAAGGGCAGGCTGGGGTATTTCCTGGGCTGGATTCCTCTTCTGGGTTCTTTAGGTATCGCCATTGGGTATGCCATTATCGTGGGCTGGGTGGTAAGAGCCCTGGCAGGATCCGTAACAGGGGCTATCCTTACAGCGGATGCAGCGGCCTATTTCAGCCAGGCCACAGGTGAGTTCGGAAGTGTTCCCTGGCATGTCCTGGTGGTGGTGACTGCGGCCGGCATCCTTATGTTTGGGGCCACCAAGGGTATTGAGAAGATTAATAAGGTCCTGATGCCTTCCTTCTTTGTATTGTTTGCAATACTGGCCATCCGTGTGGCCTTCCTGCCGGGGGCGGCAGAAGGATATAAATTCCTCTTTGCCCCGGACTGGAGTGATTTATTAAAGGTGGATACCTGGGTCATGGCAATGGGACAGGCGTTTTTCTCACTGTCCATCACGGGCTCGGGAATGATTGTGTACGGCACCTATCTGGCCAAGACAGAGGATATACCCAAGGCATCCATCCGCACTGCTTTTTTTGATACGGTGGCTGCCATGATGGCTGCCCTTGCCATCATGCCTGCTGTATTTGCATTCGGCATTGAGCCAAACGCAGGCCCGCCCCTTATGTTTATCACCCTGCCTGAGATTTTCCGGCAGATGCCTATGGGAAGGCTGTTCGCAGTGATATTCTTCCTGTCCGTGGCTTTTGCGGGCATCACCAGCTTAATTAATATGTTTGAGGCCGTAAGCGAGTCATGGCAGAACCGGTTTAAGCTTCCCAGGAAAGCGGCCGTGGCTCTGTGCAGCGGCATTGCCCTGTTAGTGGGTATTTTTCTGGAGTCAGAGCCTAAGGTGGGTTCGTGGATGGATTTCATCACCATTATTGTGGTGCCCTTCGGCGCAGTGCTGGGGGCTGTATCCATTTATTATATTCTGGGATATAAGGAGATACGGGAGGAACTGGAGGAAGGCAGGAAAAAGCCTTTGGGAGAGTTCTTCGGACCTTTAGCCAGGTATGTCTATGTGCCGCTGGCCGTGATAGTGTTCATACTGGGAATTGTGTATGGCGGGATTGGATGA
- a CDS encoding ABC transporter ATP-binding protein, which yields MYLELDHLKKHFDGREVVRDLSLTLEQGQLLCILGASGCGKTTTLNMIGGFLEPDSGSVRLDGQDITRIPPEQRPVTTVFQSYGLFPHMTVLQNVVYGLKFRGVKREQARQKGMRYLEMVGLGDYASAYIQEISGGQQQRVALARALIVEPKLCLLDEPFCNLDAALRTRMRYELKRLQKDLGLTMVFVTHDQEEAIILADRIAIMDQGELVQNDAPLDLCRKPASPFVAEFMDLESLVWTEDGRLLKIIKR from the coding sequence GTGTATCTTGAACTTGACCATTTGAAAAAACACTTTGACGGCAGGGAAGTGGTGCGGGATTTATCCCTTACCCTGGAACAGGGCCAGCTTCTGTGCATCCTTGGGGCGTCAGGGTGCGGGAAGACAACGACCCTCAATATGATAGGAGGCTTCCTGGAGCCGGACAGCGGCAGCGTGCGGCTGGATGGCCAGGACATCACCCGTATCCCTCCGGAACAGAGGCCTGTGACAACCGTCTTCCAGTCCTACGGCCTGTTTCCCCACATGACAGTGCTCCAGAATGTGGTTTACGGCTTGAAATTCCGGGGAGTGAAGCGGGAACAGGCCCGGCAGAAGGGGATGCGTTATCTTGAGATGGTGGGGCTTGGAGATTATGCCTCGGCCTATATCCAGGAAATCAGCGGAGGACAGCAGCAGAGGGTGGCCCTTGCCAGGGCGCTGATTGTGGAGCCTAAGCTGTGCCTTCTGGATGAACCCTTCTGCAACCTGGACGCTGCCCTGCGCACCAGGATGCGCTATGAATTGAAACGGCTCCAGAAAGACCTGGGGCTGACCATGGTGTTCGTCACCCACGACCAGGAGGAGGCCATTATCCTGGCTGACCGTATCGCTATCATGGACCAGGGCGAGCTGGTCCAGAATGACGCGCCCCTGGACCTTTGCCGGAAGCCGGCCAGCCCGTTTGTGGCTGAATTCATGGATCTGGAGAGCCTGGTATGGACAGAGGACGGCAGGCTGCTTAAAATTATCAAGAGATAG